One genomic region from Fusarium keratoplasticum isolate Fu6.1 chromosome 14, whole genome shotgun sequence encodes:
- a CDS encoding Methyltranfer-dom domain-containing protein, with the protein MESNEIYDQVNRRYGSITKSSTGQYEQTVAKAFGYTEEELAGIPEGANLGLSCGNPIALARLREGETVVDLGSGAGFDVFTAAKRVGPTGKAIGVDMNKNMVDKANANKAHTNASNVQFIESAITSIPLPDNTADCIISNCVINLVPAAEKQLAFNEMFRLLNPGGRVAISDILARKEFTEEMKKSIALYVGCIAGASQVSDYEAFLKNAGFNDVLIVDSKNDLNVYCTAAEAKTSCCGINTVEEEEEAPSCCSSKTKENCCKPEEKESCCGADSSTCACQNQPSSMASEAETLAARLGITDFNEWAGSFQVYAVKPAAN; encoded by the exons ATGGAGTCTAACGAGATATATGACCAAGTTAATAGGCGATACGGCTCAATCACGAAGAGCAGCACCGGTCAGTATGAGCAAACCGTTGCGAAAGCGTTTGGGTACACAGAAGAAGAGCTCGCTGGCATCCCCGAGGGTGCGAACCTGGGCTTGAGCTGTGGCAACCCAATTGCACTCGCGAGACTGAGAGAG GGTGAAAccgttgttgatcttgggtCTGGTGCTGGCTTCGATGTCTTCACGGCTGCAAAGAGAGTCGGTCCTACAGGCAAGGCCATCGGAGTGGACATGAACAAG AATAtggtcgacaaggccaatgcCAACAAAGCTCACACCAATGCCTCGAACGTTCAGTTCATCGAAAGCGCCATCACCTCTATCCCGCTACCCGACAACACTGCTGACTGTATCATCAGCAATTGTGTCATCAACCTTGTCCCTGCAGCGGAGAAACAGCTTGCATTCAACGAGATGTTCCGACTGCTCAATCCCGGCGGGCGGGTTGCCATCAGCGACATACTGGCGCGCAAGGAGTTTaccgaggagatgaagaagagcattGCTCTATACGTCGGGTGCATCGCTGGAGCTAGCCAGGTCAGCGATTATGAGGCCTTTCTCAAGAATGCAGGTTTTAACG ATGTTCTCATCGTGGATAGCAAGAATGACTTGAATGTGTACTGtaccgccgccgaggccaagacatCGTGTTGTGGGATAAACACTgtcgaagaggaagaggaggcacCATCTTGCTGCAGTTCAAAGACGAAAGAGAATTGCTGCAAGCCGGAGGAAAAGGAGTCATGCTGCGGAGCTGACTCGTCCACGTGTGCTTGCCAGAACCAGCCGAGTTCGATGGCAAGTGAAGCCGAGACACTGGCTGCTCGACTAGGGATCACAGACTTTAACGAATGGGCAG GCTCCTTCCAGGTGTATGCTGTCAAACCCGCGGCGAACTGA
- a CDS encoding FMN-red domain-containing protein, protein MSLLRHPLRVRTFTGNLHASTPFHGLLVHRYFSGSISAKQTQNLGLAMNGHGDLNNSHAGRAAIRLAADPAYSYQSLAIGSDEDDVGIREQYRPFLFNGSPSTDDWISELELSTAIKMVQSEILDRGLDRLRILVLYGSLRSRSYSRLLAYEAARILFRLGCDVRVFDPAGLPQKDDVQHCHPKVQELRELSKWSDGHVWISPEQHGNLTGIFKQQIDWIPLSSGSVRPTQGRTLAIAQVSGGSQSFNAVNSLRILGRWMRMFAIPNQSSVPKAYTQFTSEPEGSRMLASSNRNRLVDCMEELVKYTIVMRPHFDLFGDRFSEREERRAKETQGEVGK, encoded by the exons ATGAGCCTTCTCCGCCACCCCCTCCGAGTTCGCACTTTCACAGGCAACCTCCACGCAAGCACGCCTTTCCACGGGCTTCTTGTTCATCGATATTTCTCTGGTAGCATCTCAGCAAAGCAGACCCAGAACCTCGGCCTCGCGATGAACGGACACGGCGATTTGAACAACTCCCACGCTGGGAGGGCAGCAATTAGGCTTGCTGCCGATCCCGCCTACAGCTATCAGTCCCTCGCCATTGGCTCcgacgaagatgacgtcGGAATCCGAGAGCAATATCgcccttttctttttaacGGCAGTCCTTCCACCGATGACTGGATCTCAGAATTGGAGCTGAGCACGGCGATCAAGATGGTGCAGTCCGAGATCTTGGACAGAGGGCTCGATCGCCTCCGCATTCTGGTTCTGTACGGTAGTCTCAGAAGTCG ATCATATTCCCGTCTGCTGGCCTACGAAGCCGCGCGCATTCTTTTCCGCCTCGGCTGTGATGTCCGAGTCTTCGACCCTGCTGGTCTGCCCCAGAAGGACGACGTCCAACACTGCCATCCTAAAGTACAAGAACTGCGGGAATTAAGCAAGTGGAGCGACGGGCATGTATGGATCAGCCCTGAGCAGCATGGCAACTTG ACGGGCATCTTCAAGCAGCAGATTGACTGGATTCCATTATCCTCCGGCTCAGTGCGTCCTACTCAAGGAAGAACCCTGGCCATTGCCCAAGTCAGCGGAGGATCACAGTCTTTCAACGCTGTCAACTCGCTTCGGATACTAGGACGGTGGATGCGCATGTTTGCCATTCCCAACCAGAGCTCGGTGCCAAAGGCATACACGCAGTTCACATCTGAGCCTGAGGGCAGCCGTATGCTTGCCAGCTCAAACCGCAACCGCCTTGTTGATTGCATGGAAGAGCTTGTGAAGTATACCATCGTCATGAGACCCCATTTTGACTTGTTTGGGGATCGATTCAGTGAGCGCGAGGAGCGCAGAGCCAAGGAGACACAAGGGGAAGTGGGAAAGTAG
- a CDS encoding Oxidoreductase: protein MNITKSLLRLGARLRLNLAFQPVNCICSSKMASTDAATPWHAAYPPPLNKAPAAMTRQAALEMMKDSKNIAGKNYVLIDLRRTDHEGGTIRGSINLPAQSLYQTIPTLYSLFKSAGVQKIIWYCSSSRGRGSRAAGWFKDHLDEQGDSDMESVILFEGIAGWAKAGGEFVEWMDEYDATVWDSK from the exons ATGAACATCACAAAATCTCTCCTAAGGTTGGGCGCCCGTCTTCGCCTAAATCTCGCATTCCAACCGGTCAACTGCATCTGCTCATCCAAGATGGCCTCTACTGATGCCGCCACGCCCTGGCATGCTGCCtaccctcctcccctcaaCAAGGCCCCTGCGGCCATGACACGTCAGGCAGCattggagatgatgaaggacaGCAAGAATATCGCTGGCAAGAATTATGTCCTCATCGATCTCCGCCGGACAGACCACGAG GGCGGCACCATTCGCGGGTCCATCAATCTGCCGGCACAGAGCCTCTACCAGACCATACCGACGCTGTACAGCCTGTTTAAATCGGCCGGAGTCCAAAAGATCATCTGGTACTGTT CATCCTCTCGGGGCCGGGGCTCGCGAGCAGCTGGATGGTTCAAGGACCATCTCGACGAGCAAGGCGACAGCGATATGGAGAGCGTGATCCTATTCGAAGGCATTGCCGGCTGGGCCAAAGCCGGTGGCGAGTTCGTggagtggatggatgagtaTGACGCGACTGTTTGGGATAGCAAGTAG
- a CDS encoding Chitinase, translating to MWAAVTSVGSKKSGEKTCTKEPFLRVIFTSVGLVFICPNVDGKLKVYAEMSVEANVNYGFTLIGKLGGSYGIDISDSYLYYRTGGNVNSKFVIDAAVTAHFDTGDVLMFSADTFGAAFTLEGKATLGVNFETKVKLAEWDVYQTFPAVNKDWEPDASDPSARSAKQTLEPEFEYGVSVSGHISAHVKPTITFGIDWNEKFTSLDSYAVNLVADGHVTFHAEAKAGSSGNSFCYGIDVGADLYATLEAPKMFSWALPKSPFMIMPA from the exons ATGTGGGCGGCAGTCACAAGCGTTGGCTCGAAGAAGAGTGGCGAGAAGACTTGCACGAAGGAGCCCTTTCTAAGGGTGATCTTCACAAGCGTTGGTTTG GTCTTTATATGTCCCAATGTGgacggcaagctcaaggtctaCGCTGAGATGTCGGTCGAGGCCAACGTCAACTACGGCTTTACCCTGATCGGCAAGCTTGGGGGCTCGTATGGCATCGATATCTCCGACTCGTACCTCTACTACCGCACCGGCGGCAACGTTAACTCCAAGTTCGTCATCGACGCCGCTGTCACGGCTCACTTTGACACTGGCGATGTGCTCATGTTCAGCGCTGATACCTTTGGTGCCGCCTTCACG TTAGAAGGCAAGGCAACGCTCGGCGTCAACTttgagaccaaggtcaagctcgccgagtGGGACGTATACCAGACCTTCCCTGCCGTTAACAAAGACTGGGAGCCCGATGCCTCCGACCCTTCCGCGAGATCTGCCAAGCAGACGCTCGAGCCTGAATTCGAGTACGGCGTCTCGGTGAGCGGTCACATATCTGCCCACGTGAAGCCCACCATCACCTTTGGCATTGACTGGAATGAAAAGTTCACCTCGCTCGACTCCTATGCCGTCAACCTGGTTGCTGATGGGCACGTCACCTTTCATGCTGAAGCCAAGGCGGGCAGCAGCGGGAATAGCTTTTGTTACGGTATCGACGTCGGTGCAGATCTCTATGCTACCCTCGAGGCGCCCAAGATGTTCTCGTGGGCACTTCCCAAGTCCCCCTTCATGATCATGCCGGCCTAA